The Mesorhizobium sp. M3A.F.Ca.ET.080.04.2.1 genome contains the following window.
GCGAGGAACGTGCGCACGCCATGAGTGGCGGATTGGAGCACCTCGTCGTCCGTCGGCGTGCCCCCGAGCATGAAGGTTATCTGCAATTCGGCATTGACGAGCGCGAGGAATTGGCGTGCCGCCACGTCGGGATCGTCGATCGCGAGATGACCGGCATAGGCAAGGCGGGCGAAGCGGGCGGCAAGCGCCGACCAGGTGCGGCCCGGCCCCTGTTCTCGCCATTCGGCAAAGAGTTCCGGATAGCGCTCGCCCTCGGCCTGAATCAACTTGCGAAGGAACCGGCCATCTCGGTTGCAGATGCAGTTGCGGTTCATGCGCACCGCGAAGGCGATCAGGTCGGCCTCGAGATCGGCGG
Protein-coding sequences here:
- a CDS encoding TetR/AcrR family transcriptional regulator; its protein translation is MKPSVSPDTFPPRSHEAKRISVVGAAASVFCREGYAGANIDLIAAEAGVSRQTIYNHHRDKEKLFMAVVRDLTERCNAGIFATIATFPDQPADLEADLIAFAVRMNRNCICNRDGRFLRKLIQAEGERYPELFAEWREQGPGRTWSALAARFARLAYAGHLAIDDPDVAARQFLALVNAELQITFMLGGTPTDDEVLQSATHGVRTFLAAFGLPKVAAVRKAALAHA